One Dokdonia sp. Dokd-P16 genomic window carries:
- a CDS encoding cob(I)yrinic acid a,c-diamide adenosyltransferase has product MKVYTKTGDTGTTALFGGTRVPKHHIRIDSYGTVDELNSFIGLVRDQEIDARSKEILTHIQNKLFTVGAVLATDPEKMVLKNGKDRLNIPKINEEDIELLEKEIDWMETSLPQMTHFVLPGGHTTVSYCHVARTVCRRAERLATALYELEPFDAHTLKYLNRLSDYLFVLARKLSKDLQADEVKWIPTKLD; this is encoded by the coding sequence ATGAAAGTATATACAAAGACTGGAGATACAGGAACGACCGCTTTATTTGGCGGAACCCGTGTCCCAAAACATCATATTAGAATAGACAGTTACGGTACTGTAGACGAACTCAACTCATTTATAGGATTAGTACGCGATCAAGAAATCGATGCACGTAGCAAAGAAATACTCACACACATCCAGAATAAACTATTTACCGTAGGCGCTGTACTGGCAACAGATCCAGAAAAAATGGTACTTAAAAATGGAAAGGATAGGCTTAATATCCCAAAAATCAATGAAGAGGATATTGAGCTACTAGAAAAAGAAATAGACTGGATGGAAACATCACTACCTCAAATGACACATTTTGTACTCCCTGGAGGACATACTACCGTGTCATATTGTCACGTAGCACGCACTGTATGCAGACGCGCAGAACGCTTGGCGACAGCACTTTATGAATTAGAGCCTTTTGACGCACACACTCTTAAATATCTCAACCGTCTTTCTGACTACCTATTTGTGCTGGCACGGAAGTTGTCTAAAGACTTACAAGCAGATGAGGTTAAATGGATACCTACAAAGCTAGATTAA